The Theropithecus gelada isolate Dixy chromosome 11, Tgel_1.0, whole genome shotgun sequence genome includes a region encoding these proteins:
- the CD27 gene encoding CD27 antigen isoform X1 codes for MARPHPWWLCFLGTLVGLSATPAPKSCPERHYWAQGKLCCQMCEPGTFLVKDCDQHRKAAQCHPCVPGVSFSPDHHTRPHCESCRHCNSGLLIRNCTITANAVCACRNGWQCRDKECTECDPPPNPSLTTWPSQALSPHPQPTHLPYVNEMLEARTAGHMQTLADFRHRPARTLSTHWPPQRSLCSSDFIRIFVIFSGMFLVFTLAGTLFLHQQRKYRSSKRQNTGLRSCPCTTPQQLSPTAHAWNLTETHQFHFTSLGPSPSLPLAGVLLTPLPQAHLPLPISFSRLPLPPLLAKTHQISFCRQRRKSHGACRALSLQLPQGGGRQHHPHPRGLPKTGACLLPVSQHLRELHYSPGLHPTPPAIQGKMRPGSHHCSPIL; via the exons ATGGCACGGCCACATCCCTGGTGGCTGTGCTTTCTGGGGACCCTGGTGGGGCTCTCAGCTACTCCAGCCCCCAAGAGCTGCCCAGAGAGGCACTACTGGGCTCAGGGAAAACTGTGCTGCCAGATGTGTGAGCCAG GAACATTCCTTGTGAAGGACTGTGACCAGCACAGAAAGGCTGCTCAGTGTCATCCTTGCGTACCAGGGGTCTCCTTCTCTCCagaccaccacacccggcctcactGTGAGAGCTGTCGGCACTGTAACTCTG GTCTTCTCATTCGCAACTGCACCATCACTGCCAACGCCGTGTGTGCCTGTCGCAATGGCTGGCAGTGCAGGGACAAGGAGTGTACTGAGTGTGATCCTCCTCCAAACCCTTCGCTGACCACTTGGCCGTCTCAGGCCCTGAGCCCACACCCTCAGCCCACCCACTTACCTTATGTCAATG AGATGCTGGAGGCCAGAACAGCAGGGCACATGCAGACTCTGGCTGACTTCAGGCACCGGCCTGCCCGGACTCTCTCTACCCACTGGCCAC CCCAAAGATCCCTGTGCAGCTCAGATTTTATTCGTATCTTTGTGATCTTCTCCGGAATGTTCCTTGTTTTCACCCTGGCCGGAACCCTGTTCCTCCATCAACAAAGGAAATATAGATCAAGTAAGAGACAGAATACAGGTCTCCGGTCCTGCCCTTGCACCACACCCCAACAGCTCAGCCCCACTGCCCACGCCTGGAATCTCACTGAAACCCACCAGTTCCACTTCACCAGCCTTGGTCCTAGCCCTTCTCTCCCCTTAGCTGGCGTGCTCCTGACACCCCTCCCCCAAGCACACCTGCCTCTGCCCATCTCCTTCTCCCgtctccccctgcccccactgcTGGCCAAGACTCATCAGATCTCCTTCTGCAGACAAAGGAGAAAGTCCCATGGAGCCTGCAGAGCCTTGTCCTTACAGCTGCCccagggaggaggaaggcagCACCATCCCCATCCAAGAGGATTACCGAAAACCGGAGCCTGCCTCCTCCCCGTGAGCCAGCACCTGCGGGAGCTGCACTACAGCCCTGGCCTCCACCCCACCCCGCCGGCCATCCAAGGGAAAATGAGACCTGGCAGCCACCACTGCAGTCCTATCCTCTAG
- the CD27 gene encoding CD27 antigen isoform X2, which yields MARPHPWWLCFLGTLVGLSATPAPKSCPERHYWAQGKLCCQMCEPGTFLVKDCDQHRKAAQCHPCVPGVSFSPDHHTRPHCESCRHCNSGLLIRNCTITANAVCACRNGWQCRDKECTECDPPPNPSLTTWPSQALSPHPQPTHLPYVNEMLEARTAGHMQTLADFRHRPARTLSTHWPPQRSLCSSDFIRIFVIFSGMFLVFTLAGTLFLHQQRKYRSNKGESPMEPAEPCPYSCPREEEGSTIPIQEDYRKPEPASSP from the exons ATGGCACGGCCACATCCCTGGTGGCTGTGCTTTCTGGGGACCCTGGTGGGGCTCTCAGCTACTCCAGCCCCCAAGAGCTGCCCAGAGAGGCACTACTGGGCTCAGGGAAAACTGTGCTGCCAGATGTGTGAGCCAG GAACATTCCTTGTGAAGGACTGTGACCAGCACAGAAAGGCTGCTCAGTGTCATCCTTGCGTACCAGGGGTCTCCTTCTCTCCagaccaccacacccggcctcactGTGAGAGCTGTCGGCACTGTAACTCTG GTCTTCTCATTCGCAACTGCACCATCACTGCCAACGCCGTGTGTGCCTGTCGCAATGGCTGGCAGTGCAGGGACAAGGAGTGTACTGAGTGTGATCCTCCTCCAAACCCTTCGCTGACCACTTGGCCGTCTCAGGCCCTGAGCCCACACCCTCAGCCCACCCACTTACCTTATGTCAATG AGATGCTGGAGGCCAGAACAGCAGGGCACATGCAGACTCTGGCTGACTTCAGGCACCGGCCTGCCCGGACTCTCTCTACCCACTGGCCAC CCCAAAGATCCCTGTGCAGCTCAGATTTTATTCGTATCTTTGTGATCTTCTCCGGAATGTTCCTTGTTTTCACCCTGGCCGGAACCCTGTTCCTCCATCAACAAAGGAAATATAGATCAA ACAAAGGAGAAAGTCCCATGGAGCCTGCAGAGCCTTGTCCTTACAGCTGCCccagggaggaggaaggcagCACCATCCCCATCCAAGAGGATTACCGAAAACCGGAGCCTGCCTCCTCCCCGTGA